The genomic interval TCCGCCTCTTGCCGAGATACGCCTCGATGACGGTCTGGTTTGCGAGCACGCTGGCGGGTTCGCCGTCTGCGATCTTTTCGCCATGGTGCAATACCAGCAGCCGGTCCGACAGACTCTTGATGGCTTTGATGACGTGCTCGATCACGAGAACGCTGATCCCTGTGTCGCGAACCTTGCGGATCACCGCGATCACCTCTTCGATCTCGACCAGATTCAGTCCGGCCATGACCTCGTCGCATAGCAAAACCTTCGGCTGCATCGCCAAAGCCTTTGCCAGTTCCAGCCGCTTGCGGCCAGGGCCGCCCAACTCGTCCGCGCGTTGATCGACGAACTTGCCGAGCCCGACAAAGTCCAGTTGAGCGCGCGCCTGCTCGCGGGCTTGAGCCAACTTGGCATGTCCTCCTCCGTGACCGAAGAGGGCGCCGACGGCGACGTTGTCCAACACCGACAGACCGGGAAACGGCCGCATGATCTGGAACGTGCGCCCGATGCCCAGCCGGGCACGACGGTAGGCGGCCATGCCGGCAAGAGACTGTCCTTCAAAAAAGATATCGCCCGAACTGGGCGCGAGCGTCCCACTGATCAGGCTGATGAGCGTGGTTTTTCCGGCGCCGTTCGGACCGATCACGCCGAGAATTTCCCGGGGCTGCAACAGAAAGCTGACATCGTTGACCGCGATCAGGCCGGCAAAGCGGCGGGTCACGTGTCTGATTTCGAGTATCGGGGTCACAGCCGGTGCGTCCGGATGTTTTCGGCGAAATACCGCCAGCCCGTCTTGCGGAACCGCCGCAACATGTCCGCCAGTCCGCGCGGCATGAGGACAACCGCGACCACGACGACGATGCCAAAGAAAAGGCTCGCAAGGCTGGTGATCTCGCTCGACAGAAATTCGGAGATCGCCGACAGCGAAAGCGCTCCGACAACCGGTCCCAGAATCGTGCCGGGCCCGCCGAATACCGCCATGATGATCATCTTGACGTTCAGGCTGATATCGAACGCGCTTTCCGGATCGATGAACGTAACCCAGTAGGCATGAATGCCTCCGGCCAGCGCGCTGAAAACGCCGGAAAGAGCGAAGGCCATTGTCTTATACAACGTCGTATTGACACCCATCACTTCCGCGCCCTCTTCGTTTTCGCGG from Nitrobacter sp. NHB1 carries:
- a CDS encoding ABC transporter ATP-binding protein; amino-acid sequence: MTPILEIRHVTRRFAGLIAVNDVSFLLQPREILGVIGPNGAGKTTLISLISGTLAPSSGDIFFEGQSLAGMAAYRRARLGIGRTFQIMRPFPGLSVLDNVAVGALFGHGGGHAKLAQAREQARAQLDFVGLGKFVDQRADELGGPGRKRLELAKALAMQPKVLLCDEVMAGLNLVEIEEVIAVIRKVRDTGISVLVIEHVIKAIKSLSDRLLVLHHGEKIADGEPASVLANQTVIEAYLGKRRI